Proteins encoded by one window of Nicotiana tabacum cultivar K326 chromosome 10, ASM71507v2, whole genome shotgun sequence:
- the LOC107804566 gene encoding agamous-like MADS-box protein AGL29: MARRTSRGRQKIEMKYVESKEARYVTFSKRKASLFRKADEFSTVTGADVGVLLFSPSGKPCSYTSTSVEKITEKFREWKQQNADEGKSSVFQAFDDLCKDIQDENEKAKSRELRYKVMYPGAEIPADKERLEKFMEMKLRLENINEATKNHIRAERLKFDLNVVPEYEVGESSGTHH, from the coding sequence atggCAAGGAGGACGAGTAGGGGTAGGCAAAAGATTGAAATGAAGTATGTCGAGTCAAAAGAAGCACGCTATGTTACCTTCTCAAAAAGGAAAGCGAGCTTGTTCAGGAAAGCGGATGAGTTTTCTACTGTGACGGGAGCAGACGTTGGTGTTCTGCTCTTTTCACCAAGTGGAAAACCATGTTCCTACACCTCCACTAGTGTtgaaaaaataacagaaaaattTCGGGAATGGAAACAACAGAATGCTGATGAGGGAAAATCAAGTGTCTTTCAGGCATTTGATGATCTCTGCAAAGATATACAAGATGAGAACGAGAAGGCAAAAAGTCGGGAACTGAGGTATAAGGTCATGTACCCTGGCGCTGAAATACCGGCTGATAAAGAAAGGTTGGAGAAGTTTATGGAAATGAAGCTGCGGTTGGAAAATATTAATGAAGCAACAAAGAATCACATTCGAGCTGAGCGACTCAAGTTTGATTTAAATGTTGTCCCTGAATATGAAGTGGGGGAGAGTTCGGGAACTCATCATTAA